GAGAGTTGTACACGGTCATACGCGATAAAACGCTCTGCACCAATCACGGTAATTCTGTGCTCCATATGCGCGTTTTTCTGCACTAATTGCTCGACGAGATGCTGCCCGACCATACCGTTACCTACCACAACGATGTGGCTCAATGCGTTCTTTACTGGGATCGTTAAAGGACTGTTCATCGCTGCCTCCTTATGCCGTTTGCGCTGCGGTTTTGGGTTTGTCTTCTTTCGAAGCCGGAATCTCGACTTTGGATTGCTTCTCGTAAAGGAACTTCAGCACCGCTTGTCGACACTTCTGATACTGCGCATCATCCGCCAGTGCTACACGCTCACGAGGGCGCGGTAGATTCACTTCTAACACTTCACCAATGGTTGCAGCCGGTCCGTTGGTCATCATCACGATTTTGTCGGATAGCAGCACCGCTTCATCCACGTCATGGGTAATCATGATGACGGTGTTGTTTAGCTCGGCTTGGATCTTCATCAGTGCATCCTGCAAATGCGCACGTGTTAACGCATCCAACGCACCAAATGGTTCATCCATCAATAAAACCTTTGGTTGAAGTGCCAGTGCTCTCGCAATGCCGACTCGCTGCTTCATACCACCCGAGATTTCATCCGGCTTTTTGTGCGCAGCATGCTGCATTTGAATCAGCTCCAAATAGTGATTCACTTGCTCCTGAATCCACGCTTTGCCCTTTTTGCCGGCGATTTGTTTTACTGCGAGTTCAACGTTTTGATACACGGTTAACCAAGGTAATAATGAATGGTTTTGGAACACCACTGCGCGGTCTGGTCCCGGTCCAGCTACTTCTCGTCCATCGACGATCACACCGCCGTCTGTTGGCATGTGCAGACCCGCAACTAAGTTCAATACCGTTGATTTTCCGCAACCAGAGTGGCCAATCAGCGACACAAACTCGCCTTTATTGATTTGTAAATCGACGTTCTTTAACGCGATGAACTCACCATCTGGCGTTGGGAATCGCATCCCTAAACGCGTTAGATCTAATAATGCCTTTTCCATGATCTTTTCCCTTATCTCAACGCTTGTTGTTTATTCCAAGACAACCACTTTTGAAGTTGCAGCATGCCTCTATCGAGCATCAAACCAATAAAGCCGATAGTGATGACCGCCACCATGATGCGACCCAATGACGCTGAGCTGCCGTTTTGGAACTCATCCCAAACGAACTTGCCTAACCCAGGGTTCTGCGCGAGCATTTCTGCCGCAATCAATACCATCCAAGCGATACCTAAAGAGAGACGTAAACCAGTGAAAATCATTGGAATGGCAGAAGGTAAAACGATGGTGCGAATGTGCTGCCACCACGAAAGTTGAAGCACTTTACTCACGTTAACTAAGTCTTTATCAACGCTCGTTACACCCACAGCGGTATTAATCAGCGTCGGCCATAAGCTACACAGCGCCACTGTGATCAGAGAGTTAATGAACGACTTCGCAAACATCGGGTCATCACTCACATAAGTGGCACTTACAACCATGGTAACGATGGGTAGCCAAGCTAAAGGTGATACGGGCTTGAGCAGTTGAATGATTGGGTTGAACGCTTGATACAGCCCTTGATTAAGACCAAGCACGATGCCAAGTGGAATCGCGATAACCGTCGCCAGCAGAAAGCCCGCTGTCACAGTTACTAAGCTCGTCACGATTTGATCAAAGAACGTCGGCTTACCTGTGTAAGGACGAATCTTCACTTCCGCATCTGGATTTTTGGCTAATTTTGCAGCATTGCGCTTTTCCTGACGCTCGATAAACGCTTGTTCCTTTTCTCGCTCTTGCCAATGGTCATCGACAAGGTTGCTGAACTGCTGAAAAGTCTGCACCGGTCCCGGCAGCGTACCTAATGAGGTTTGCACTTCTCTCGCCGCTAAGTGCCACATTGCCAAAAAGATCATCAAACCAATGACGGGCAAAAGCACCAGCCGACTTCGGTTCACTACCTGCTTAGCAGGAAAAAGGGAAATGACATTACTAGACATACTCACTCCTAAGAAATTTACATCCTTGTTGCCACAAACGAGTCCCCTCGCCTGTGGCGTTTATCGTTATGATTAAACTTTGTCTTTTCCTTTAAGCCCGATAGAGAACTTTTCTAGATATTTGTTTGGCTCACGACCGTCATAAACGATGTTGTCAATAAAGTGTGTTTGTGGCGCACGAAAACCATCTTCAGCACTGAAATCTGGGAAGTCTTTTTTGTTCAACACACCATCTTCAATTAGCGCTTGAGCTGCTTGCTGGTAGATATCAGGACGGTAAACCTCTTTTGCCACATCCATGTACCAATCATCGGATTTCTCGCTTGAGATTTGTCCCCAACGGCGCATTTGAGTCAGATACCAAATCGCATCGCTGTAATACGGATAAGTGGCGTTATGACGGAAGAACACGTTGAAGTCTGGCACGTCTCGTTTGTCGCCTTTCTCGTATTCAAATGTGCCGGTCATTGAGTTGGCGATAACTTCGGCATCGGCTCCAACGTACTCGCTTTTTGATAGCATCTTCACCGCTTCTTGACGGTTAGCGTTGTCGTTTTCATCCAACCAATGTGCAGCTCGAATCAAGGCTTTCACTACGCGAATGTGCGTGTTTGGATACTTCTCAGCCCAAGCTTTGGAAACACCAAACACTTTCTCTGGGTTGTTCTTCC
This portion of the Vibrio hyugaensis genome encodes:
- a CDS encoding ABC transporter ATP-binding protein; the encoded protein is MEKALLDLTRLGMRFPTPDGEFIALKNVDLQINKGEFVSLIGHSGCGKSTVLNLVAGLHMPTDGGVIVDGREVAGPGPDRAVVFQNHSLLPWLTVYQNVELAVKQIAGKKGKAWIQEQVNHYLELIQMQHAAHKKPDEISGGMKQRVGIARALALQPKVLLMDEPFGALDALTRAHLQDALMKIQAELNNTVIMITHDVDEAVLLSDKIVMMTNGPAATIGEVLEVNLPRPRERVALADDAQYQKCRQAVLKFLYEKQSKVEIPASKEDKPKTAAQTA
- a CDS encoding ABC transporter permease, giving the protein MSSNVISLFPAKQVVNRSRLVLLPVIGLMIFLAMWHLAAREVQTSLGTLPGPVQTFQQFSNLVDDHWQEREKEQAFIERQEKRNAAKLAKNPDAEVKIRPYTGKPTFFDQIVTSLVTVTAGFLLATVIAIPLGIVLGLNQGLYQAFNPIIQLLKPVSPLAWLPIVTMVVSATYVSDDPMFAKSFINSLITVALCSLWPTLINTAVGVTSVDKDLVNVSKVLQLSWWQHIRTIVLPSAIPMIFTGLRLSLGIAWMVLIAAEMLAQNPGLGKFVWDEFQNGSSASLGRIMVAVITIGFIGLMLDRGMLQLQKWLSWNKQQALR